A single window of Lysobacter oculi DNA harbors:
- a CDS encoding MarR family winged helix-turn-helix transcriptional regulator: MPLQSSALMQLAGGMLDKQQYRMLSEFRHAMAGFLQFSQQTTHAAGLTPAQYQMLLHLQGFPGRDWATISELAERMQASHPATAALVKRAQQIGLVTKQRGREDGRCVEIHATPHARELIARVAGSHADELARLRGVFAAATSIRPAKR; the protein is encoded by the coding sequence ATGCCCCTACAATCATCGGCACTCATGCAGCTGGCGGGCGGGATGCTGGACAAGCAGCAATATCGGATGTTGTCGGAGTTCCGCCATGCGATGGCCGGCTTCCTCCAGTTCAGCCAGCAGACCACGCATGCGGCGGGCCTGACGCCCGCGCAGTACCAGATGCTGCTGCACCTGCAGGGCTTTCCGGGCCGTGACTGGGCGACGATCAGCGAACTGGCCGAGCGCATGCAGGCCAGCCATCCGGCCACCGCCGCGCTGGTGAAACGCGCGCAGCAGATCGGCTTGGTGACCAAGCAACGCGGGCGTGAGGACGGGCGCTGCGTGGAGATCCACGCCACGCCGCATGCCCGTGAATTGATCGCGCGGGTGGCGGGCAGCCATGCGGACGAACTCGCGCGCTTGCGCGGCGTGTTTGCCGCGGCGACATCGATCCGCCCGGCGAAGCGCTGA
- the rpsO gene encoding 30S ribosomal protein S15, whose translation MSIDTSQIIEDNKRGTNDTGSPEVQVALLTARIVHLTEHFKTHKKDHHSRRGLLKLVNRRRSLLDYLHRKDAVRYKALIQKLGLRR comes from the coding sequence ATGTCCATCGACACCAGCCAGATCATCGAAGACAACAAGCGCGGCACCAACGACACCGGTTCGCCGGAAGTCCAGGTCGCCCTGCTCACCGCGCGCATCGTGCACCTGACCGAGCACTTCAAGACCCACAAGAAGGACCACCACAGCCGTCGTGGCCTGCTCAAGCTGGTCAACCGCCGCCGCAGCCTGCTCGACTACCTGCACCGCAAGGATGCCGTGCGCTACAAGGCCCTGATCCAGAAGCTGGGTCTGCGCCGCTAA
- the truB gene encoding tRNA pseudouridine(55) synthase TruB, whose amino-acid sequence MSKPRTRHRFRKLHGILLLDKASGPSSNQALQRVRHLFRAEKAGHTGALDPLATGLLPVCFGEATKIAGGLLGARKAYETVARLGITTDTDDAEGQVLRERPVPPLDIATIDAALARFSGRIQQVPPIYSALKRGGEPLYAKARRGETIEIEPREVDVHEFSLQSAADLLDTAPKLRLHVECGSGTYVRSLVRDLGELLGCGAHVTELRRLWVDPFREPRMWTMEALEAMAERGEHHLDACLLPIEAGMVSWPEVRLVEAQAARLGQGQTVRAAFRHLGEVAVCDADGRALGLGHIDAEGVLRPKRLFSWASATPVQPMAPPAA is encoded by the coding sequence ATGTCGAAACCGCGCACGCGCCATCGCTTCCGCAAGCTCCACGGCATCCTGCTGCTGGACAAGGCGAGCGGGCCGAGTTCCAACCAGGCCCTGCAGCGCGTCCGCCATCTGTTCCGCGCGGAGAAGGCCGGGCATACCGGCGCACTGGATCCGCTCGCCACCGGCCTGCTGCCGGTCTGCTTTGGCGAGGCGACGAAGATCGCCGGCGGCCTGCTCGGTGCGCGCAAGGCCTACGAGACCGTGGCCCGGCTCGGCATCACCACCGATACCGATGACGCCGAAGGCCAGGTGCTGCGCGAACGCCCGGTGCCGCCGCTCGACATCGCCACCATCGATGCGGCTCTGGCCCGGTTCAGCGGCCGCATCCAGCAGGTGCCGCCGATCTATTCGGCGCTCAAGCGTGGCGGCGAGCCGCTGTACGCGAAAGCGCGCCGCGGCGAGACCATCGAGATCGAACCGCGCGAGGTCGATGTCCACGAGTTCAGCCTGCAATCGGCGGCCGACCTGCTGGACACTGCGCCCAAGCTGCGCCTGCATGTGGAATGCGGATCCGGCACCTATGTGCGCTCGCTGGTGCGCGACCTGGGCGAACTGCTCGGCTGTGGTGCGCACGTGACCGAGCTGCGCCGGCTCTGGGTGGACCCGTTCCGCGAGCCGAGGATGTGGACGATGGAGGCGCTCGAAGCCATGGCCGAGCGTGGCGAGCACCATCTCGATGCCTGCCTGCTGCCGATCGAGGCCGGCATGGTGTCCTGGCCGGAAGTGCGCCTGGTCGAGGCGCAGGCCGCGCGCCTGGGGCAGGGCCAGACCGTGCGGGCCGCGTTCCGCCACCTGGGCGAGGTCGCCGTCTGCGATGCCGATGGCCGTGCACTCGGCCTGGGCCACATCGACGCCGAGGGCGTGCTGCGCCCGAAACGCCTGTTCAGCTGGGCCAGCGCCACGCCGGTCCAGCCCATGGCACCGCCGGCCGCCTAG
- the pnp gene encoding polyribonucleotide nucleotidyltransferase, with product MAKITKSFPFGGKTVTLETGEIARQAGGAVMVSCDGTVVLASAVAAKSAREGQDFFPLTVDYQEKFYAGGRIPGGFFKREGRPTEKETLISRLIDRPIRPLFPEDYKNEVQIICTLMSLNPEVEGDMLAMIGASAALALAGTPFQGPIAAAKVGYKNGQYLLNAGVEAMKDSELELVVAGTRDAVLMVESEAKELSEDVMLGAVMAGHRELQAAISAINEMVAEAGVKPSTWEAPAKNEGMINELVGTIGDKLKGAFAIIDKLDRRDAINVLRKDIADHLSPKVEAEGWKIADLFKEFGEQEYQTMRQSVLSTKKRIDGRGLTDVRPITCKVGVLPRVHGSALFTRGETQALVITTLGTARDGQIIDDVAGEWKENFLFHYNFPPYSVGETGRFGAPKRREIGHGRLAKRGVLAMMPTLEKFPYTVRVVSEITESNGSSSMASVCGSSLALMDAGVPVKAPVAGIAMGLVKEGNDFVVLSDILGDEDHLGDMDFKVAGSENGITALQMDIKIQGITEEIMKVALAQAKDGRLHILGEMAKAMTAPREELSEFAPRLLTIKIHPDKIREVIGKGGATIQGITKETGTQIDIQDDGTITIASVNNAAALAAKARIEQITSDVEPGRIYEGKVAKIMDFGAFVTILPGKDGLVHVSQISNERVEKVSDKLKEGDVVKVKVLEVDKQGRIRLSMKAVEEGEGISPEA from the coding sequence GTGGCAAAAATCACCAAGAGCTTCCCGTTCGGCGGCAAGACCGTCACCCTCGAAACCGGCGAAATCGCCCGCCAGGCTGGCGGCGCGGTCATGGTTTCCTGCGACGGCACCGTCGTGCTCGCCTCCGCCGTTGCCGCCAAGTCGGCGCGCGAGGGCCAGGACTTCTTCCCGCTGACTGTCGACTACCAGGAAAAGTTCTACGCCGGTGGCCGCATCCCGGGTGGCTTCTTCAAGCGTGAAGGCCGGCCGACCGAGAAGGAAACGCTGATCAGCCGCCTGATCGACCGTCCGATCCGCCCGCTGTTCCCCGAGGACTACAAGAACGAAGTGCAGATCATCTGCACCCTGATGTCGCTGAATCCGGAAGTGGAAGGCGACATGCTGGCGATGATCGGCGCGTCCGCCGCGCTGGCGCTGGCCGGCACCCCGTTCCAGGGCCCGATCGCCGCCGCCAAGGTCGGCTACAAGAACGGCCAGTATCTGCTCAACGCCGGCGTCGAGGCGATGAAGGATTCCGAGCTTGAACTCGTCGTCGCCGGTACCAGGGACGCCGTGCTGATGGTCGAATCCGAAGCCAAGGAGCTGTCGGAAGACGTGATGCTCGGCGCCGTCATGGCAGGCCATCGCGAACTGCAGGCCGCCATCAGCGCGATCAACGAAATGGTCGCCGAAGCCGGCGTCAAGCCGTCCACGTGGGAAGCTCCGGCCAAGAACGAAGGCATGATCAATGAGCTGGTCGGCACCATCGGCGACAAGCTGAAGGGCGCCTTCGCCATCATCGACAAGCTGGACCGCCGCGACGCGATCAACGTGCTGCGCAAGGATATCGCCGACCACCTGTCGCCGAAGGTCGAGGCCGAAGGCTGGAAGATCGCCGACCTGTTCAAGGAATTCGGTGAGCAGGAATACCAGACCATGCGCCAGTCGGTGCTCAGCACCAAGAAGCGCATCGACGGCCGCGGCCTGACCGACGTCCGCCCGATCACCTGCAAGGTCGGCGTGCTGCCGCGCGTGCACGGCTCGGCGCTGTTCACCCGTGGCGAGACGCAGGCGCTGGTCATCACCACGCTGGGCACCGCCCGCGACGGCCAGATCATCGATGACGTGGCCGGCGAGTGGAAGGAAAACTTCCTGTTCCATTACAACTTCCCGCCCTATTCGGTGGGTGAGACCGGCCGTTTCGGTGCGCCGAAGCGTCGCGAAATCGGCCACGGCCGCCTCGCCAAGCGCGGCGTGCTGGCGATGATGCCGACCCTCGAGAAGTTCCCGTACACCGTGCGCGTGGTGTCCGAGATCACCGAGTCGAACGGTTCGTCGTCAATGGCGTCGGTCTGCGGTTCCTCGCTGGCGCTGATGGATGCCGGCGTGCCGGTCAAGGCCCCGGTGGCGGGCATCGCCATGGGCCTGGTGAAGGAAGGCAACGACTTCGTCGTGCTGTCCGACATCCTGGGTGACGAAGACCACCTCGGCGACATGGACTTCAAGGTGGCCGGTTCCGAGAACGGCATCACCGCGCTGCAGATGGACATCAAGATCCAGGGCATCACCGAGGAAATCATGAAGGTGGCGCTGGCGCAGGCGAAGGACGGCCGCCTGCACATCCTGGGCGAGATGGCCAAGGCCATGACCGCGCCGCGCGAGGAGCTCTCCGAGTTCGCGCCGCGCCTGCTGACCATCAAGATCCACCCGGACAAGATCCGCGAAGTGATCGGCAAGGGCGGTGCCACGATCCAGGGCATCACCAAGGAAACCGGCACCCAGATCGACATTCAGGACGACGGCACCATCACCATCGCTTCGGTGAACAACGCCGCCGCGCTGGCCGCCAAGGCGCGCATCGAGCAGATCACCAGCGACGTCGAGCCGGGCCGTATCTACGAAGGCAAGGTCGCCAAGATCATGGACTTCGGTGCGTTCGTGACCATCCTGCCGGGCAAGGACGGCCTGGTGCACGTCTCGCAGATCTCCAACGAGCGCGTCGAGAAGGTCAGCGACAAGCTCAAGGAAGGCGACGTGGTCAAGGTCAAGGTGCTGGAAGTCGACAAGCAGGGCCGCATCCGCCTGTCGATGAAGGCCGTGGAAGAAGGCGAAGGCATTTCGCCGGAAGCCTGA